The genomic segment ACGCAAGGAAGAGAAGATGCTCGCGCTCGGCGCGGGCGAGCGGCGGTTGGTCGCAATTGTTCGAGCTGCGGTGCGTCAACCGCAACTGGTGCTGCTTGACGAACCGAGTGTCGGGTTGGATGAGGCCGAGCGAGAGACATTGATCGACTGCGTCCGGCGACTCTCGATGCTTTGTGGTGTCGTCTATTCCACTCACAACCGGCGGGACGCGCTCGAGTTGGGCGCAAGCGTTGCGTTGCTCAGCGGGGGAACGATTCAAGAGGTTGGCGAAGCAAAGCGGTTTTTTCTGAACCCTTCTTCAACCGCCGGGCTCCAGTACGTCGACAGCGGCAACTGCGCGTTGCCAGCTCCCAGCATACCGCCTTCTGGGGAGACGAGCCGCGCGGCCCTGATTCCGCGCGGCTTTCGTTGGGTCATTCGAGATCGCCTGGGCGGCGTACCGCGACCAGGGCTCTTGCGCGAAGGCGCTGAAGACGAGGCGGGGTTACGACTCCTACAAATCGATACGTTGGTTGGTCTCGAAGAAACAAAAATCGAGCTGTCTCCCCACTTCGAATATCTGTGGTTCCCCATCCCCGACATGGGAGCCCCCGTGCTGTCGGAATGCATTCCCGTATTGCAACAGGTCGAGTCGCGCATCGCCGGCGGCAAGCGGGTGGTGTTTCATTGCAAGGGCGGGCTGGCTTTCTCGAGGGACATTCGTTAGCTCCTAGTTGCGCTTCTTCAGCGCGCAGACCGGCGGAGTAGATCAGGTAAGCGGCGAGCATCGTGCCGGTACGGCCGCGGTGTGAGGGGATCAGATGTGAGGGGATTGAGAACTCGAAGCAGCGCGATAGCGCCTTTCGAAAACTTCAAGGAAGCGCACCTGTTCGGCGCTTTGGACGTAGCGGGGTTCGACTCGCCTGACGGACTGCAGCCATTGCTCAAGCCCAAGCATCCGTCCCCGAATGTGTAGCCGCGGGCTACGTAGACATGACAACTGGTATGTTGCTCGCGGTCAGGACGGTAGACTCCCACCCCAGTGAAGTGTTGGACCTCGTTTCTGCCGCGACGGCCGATCTATTCCAGGGGTCCAACGTCGTCGCGATCGAGCAGCTGTTCAAGCAGTCCCGGGGTATGCCGAACGACGACCGTCACTACTTCAAAGAAATCTTGGTGCTCAGCGAGAACCTGATTCACGTGTTTCTTCGCGGCAAGAAGGAACCGAATCACGCGCTCGTGCTGGTGACCCGTGGCAGCGCGAACATCGGTATGGTGATCGTCAAGTCTCGAGCCGCGGTCGGCATCGTGGAAGCCTCGCTGTAGCAGAGGATGTGATGCCCGATGAGCTGAGCGAACTCAGCAAGCACGCCAAAGGGCTTGTCGCTAGTGCAGTGCAGGCTGCACTAGCGATCGACGCACCCGCGTTCGAGGAGGAGGGCGACGTTGCTGTGCTGCACAGGCTGGCCCGTGTTGCCCTCGAACAGACACGGGAAGCCTACGGCGCGATCTCAGAACGCCTGGATAACTACTCAGGTGATCGCCCTCGCGCGTTGGTACGCCTTGCGGATGCGGTGTTCGTCGGCCGGTTCGCGCTGGGCGGCCTCAGCGGCGAACTGAAGCGCGCCGAGACCAACAAGGACAGCTGGTCCGTGATTCGCGCGGCGAGCAAGGTGCGGCGCGAGTTGCTGCGCAGCCTGCGGTCCGCCGACTTGCTTGCTTGCCAAGTCCTGGGGTGCGAACCCGAAACTGAATACTACCTGGACGAACTCCAGCAGGCGCTGGCCGCGCGGCGCGCGTACGCGAAGCTGCGCACCGAGGCGAGCCGCACCAACGAGCGTGACGTGGAACTCTCGATTCGCCGTGCGGCGACCACGCTAGCCAAGTTGGTTGGTCGAGAGTGCTATCCGGATCTCCGCATCCACGACCGCATGTTGGTGCGTCAGCTCCAGCGGCAGATGCGCGAATGGCTAGCGGGGGACAAGGTCTCTGAGGTGTCGATACTGAGCGGCCAGAGATTGCTCGGCGAGTATCACAACTTCGTGGAGATCGCGCTGGAGGTGAACAAGCGCCCTGAGCTGCTCGAACACGATCAGCTCATGCTCACCCAGTTGCTGGCCACGTGGGATGAGCTCACGGATGAGGAGGTCTTGCGAGAAGCTCGTGTGCTGATGGGTAGGGACGCGGAGCTGGACGAGGCGTTGGGTCGCAAAGCGTCGCGTCTCGAGCTGCGTGTGTGCCTGGAGCAGTTGCTTGCTCGAATTGGTGGAAAAGTTTCCGCGGGGAGTTGGGTAGTCGAGCGCGCCCACCCGGTTTCGAAGCTTCCTGAGTCTCAGAGACGATTCAGCGAGCGAAAGTAGAGTCACCCGTCTTGAGGTCGACGTGCCAGGCGTTGACCGGTGAGTAGCTCGGCAGCGGGCGTATGCTGGTTTGCGGACAGCTCGGAG from the Polyangiaceae bacterium genome contains:
- a CDS encoding ATP-binding cassette domain-containing protein, which codes for MPDLTAAYGERAVLQGVNLELPARGVLALMGPGGAGKSTLLRILAGMHTSQPELVVSGELMPDPDAVELVAQRAVNYVSTVRENLVSALPNRSRLTRLEQEEILERLFTRLGVEQLSARKEEKMLALGAGERRLVAIVRAAVRQPQLVLLDEPSVGLDEAERETLIDCVRRLSMLCGVVYSTHNRRDALELGASVALLSGGTIQEVGEAKRFFLNPSSTAGLQYVDSGNCALPAPSIPPSGETSRAALIPRGFRWVIRDRLGGVPRPGLLREGAEDEAGLRLLQIDTLVGLEETKIELSPHFEYLWFPIPDMGAPVLSECIPVLQQVESRIAGGKRVVFHCKGGLAFSRDIR